Proteins found in one Lycium ferocissimum isolate CSIRO_LF1 chromosome 6, AGI_CSIRO_Lferr_CH_V1, whole genome shotgun sequence genomic segment:
- the LOC132060116 gene encoding UPF0481 protein At3g47200-like has translation MKPLSNISAATAPYPNTGKYKEMTSQSGGMMDITTSGLKATSRRRQIPKVPLVMRIDNQKSDDYDPKVVSLGPYHHGKPELNFVEDFKPKALQMFIHGSNKDQDFFLEKILGEIDDFRSCYLEEFANKYDDSEFARMMLLDACFILNDIEISTNSTPNSASKQIDTIKHLGIAIYLITRRDLYLLENQV, from the exons ATGAAACCATTGTCCAACATCTCAGCAGCAACAGCTCCTTATCCTAATACTG GAAAGTATAAGGAAATGACCTCACAATCTGGCGGAATGATGGACATCACAACTTCAGGACTAAAAGCTACATCAAGAAGGCGTCAAATACCAAAGGTTCCATTAGTCATGAGAATTGACAATCAAAAAagtgatgactatgatcctaaaGTAGTTTCATTGGGACCTTACCACCATGGAAAACCAGAACTCAATTTTGTTGAAGATTTCAAGCCCAAGGCTCTACAAATGTTCATTCATGGAAGTAACAAAGACCAAGATTTCTTCCTTGAAAAAATTCTAGGGGAGATTGATGATTTTAGAAGTTGTTACCTCGAAGAATTCGCTAATAAGTATGATGACTCTGAATTTGCCAGAATGATGCTCCTCGACGCGTGTTTCATACTAAATGATATCGAGATTTCAACAAATTCGACACCAAATTCCGCCTCTAAACAAATCGATACCATTAAGCACCTTGGCATCGCAATTTATTTGATCACTAGACGTGACCTATATTTGCTCGAAAATCAGGTATGA